The nucleotide sequence TAACAATAACAGGAGAAACAAAATATGAAGAAAATAATATGTCAAATCCAGATGCAGATGATTATATAGGAAAAGCTACTTTGTTTGGACTAAAGGGTGAATATGAATTAAATGATAGAGTAAATTTAAATGCAAGTGCTCAAACACAATTGTGGAAAGATGATAAATATTCATCAAATAATTTATATACTATAGGTTCAGATATTAAAGTAAATGATAAAGTTAATGTATCAATGAGTGGTTCAACTGGTGATAGAGGAGACTATGGAAAAATTCAAGGAAATTATTCTAGAACTCCAAAGCATGACATGTATTTAGGTTATACATCTTCTAATGAAGTATCAGAAAATAAAAATACATTAACGATGGGGGAATCCTATAAATTAAATGATAAATCAAAACTATATCATGAAAATCAATTTATAGATTCAACTAAAGGTGATGGAACAACAGAAGTGTATGGAATAAATTATGGAGCTAATGATTATTTAACATTAGGTACTTCATATGAAAAAGGATTCATAGAAAAAGATACTGGAGATATAAAAAGAGATTCAATAAGTATCTATTCAAGATATGAAAAAGATAAAATTTATTTAAAAAATAAGCTAGAGTACAGAAAAGATAGAGAGCCAAAAGAGACGACAGATCAATGGGGTATATTAAATAAAGGAAAATATGTTTTAAATGATGAGTTAACATTTACAGGTAAATTAAACTATTATTTTACAGATTTTACTAAAAAAGAAGATACATCATTTAAGGAATTTGGAATAGGATTTGCATATAGACCAATATATATGGATAAATTAAATGTACTGACAAATTATACGTATTTAGAAGATTTAGGTACAGAAATGCAATCAAAAGATGATGGAGAAGTAAAAGCTCACGTTGTATCTATTGAAGGTATATATCAATTAAATCAAAAATTGAATTTTAGTTTAAAATATGCTCTTCGTCAAGAAAAAGAAAGAATAAATAGAACAAAAGGTGTTTATGTAGAATCAAGAAATAATTTATTTGCTTTTAAAACAAGTTATGATTTAATATATAACTATGAAATATTTGCAGAATATCATATATTGAAAGATGAAATATCAGATAATATAGAAGATGGATTTATATTAGGAATGTATAAAGATTTCAATACAAATGTAAAATTAGGAATAGGTTATAATTTCACAAATTATGACGATAATTTAGAAGTTCTAGATTATAAGGCAAATGGTTGGTTTGTTAATTTAATAGGAAAGTTTTAAATGAGAAAAGCCCTTCAGTATTACACTGAGGGGCTTTTTGGAATTTTATTATAATTTATATTAGAACATATAAGTTAAACCAACACAAAGTTTAGTTTCTTTAAACTTATTGTCTACATTTTGAGCTTGAGCAAGAGGACCATCAGTTTCATATTCTAGTTCTTGATATGAAATATCACCATTTAACATTAAGCTTTCATTAATAGCATATTTTGCTCCAATGGCAAATTTTTGTCTATCTCCAGCATCTAAAACTTTACCATCTAAATAAGTATCTATCACATCTATATCAGCTTTCATTCTTAAACCAAATGTATATTCTCCATAAATAGAAAGTCTTTCATTAGAATATATGTCAGCACATAATTTTAACTGTTGTTCTGTCATTTTAGCATCTAAGAAATTATCAAATTCTCTATGTTTCATATAATATCCAATAGTAATAGGACCATATTTATAAGCTAAAGGCATTCCTTCAATTTCATAATATTTATAGCTATTAGAAACTTCACTAGGTATTGGAACAAAAAGATTCATTACTGTATCATTGACCATACCATATTTCAAATCAGCCCAACCTAACAAATGTCCATCCATTAATGGATAACTATATTTACCTCTTAATGATAATATATCTTGTTTCCAAGCATCTCCAATTGCTGAAGATAAAAGTTCAAAATCTCCTAAATTATTACCATGAGCCCATTCGGCACCTATTGCAAAATTATCATAATGTCTCCAAGCTCCAACAATAAGTTTTGAAGAATAAGATGAGAAGTCGTTGTTAAGACCAGAAGTAAAACCCTTAATATAATCTACTAATCCACCAAGACCTTTAAGATAATTTTCACTAGCTAAAATATCAAAAGTCCAATCATCACCATAAGATAAATTAGTTGTGATTCCATACTCGATTCTTTTTAAATCTTTGTCAATATTAAATCTTTGGTTAGTACTAATATCAGCATTTAAATCATAATAATTAATAAAAGTACCCATAGATTCTACTTTTAGTTTAGGAGCCATTTCCATAGGTTCAACTACAGGCATAACTTCCTTTGCATAAGTTGCAGATGCGGCTACTAAAGCCACGAACAAAAGTGTTAATTTTTTCATAATAATCCCTTCCTTTAAAAAATTTAAAATAAGTTACTTAATAAATTACACCCTTAACTTAATCCGAGTATACCTCCTTTTTATAACGCTGTCAACTTTTTGAAGTTGTAATTTAATTAAAAATATAATAATGCAATGTGTTGAAAATGTTGTACAAGTCTTCAGATGGGATTTGGAGGTGTGTGATTTTAAATTACATATTTTTTGTGAAAGGAGAATAAAATTAATAAAAGATAGGAGACATTAATCAATGTCTCCTATCTTATTTTCAATTACTACTAAAGTAATTATTATTCCAAGCATAATACCTAGATGAGCATAATTTATAATTGAATGATGCTCAAAAAGCTCAACTATAATTTTTTCAAATAAAACTATTGATATCATTAAAGGTAGTTGAATCATCCACCATATCCAAGTGAAAAGTGGTTTTAAACTAAATGATTTTTCATATACAAATTTTTCAATAGATAACCATAAAATAAATATTGAAAAAAGAATAAGAAATGTAAAAAATAAAGTGGAACTACTCATAGTTTTTAATTTAACTAAATAATTTAAAAGGCTTATAATTCCTTCTCCAAAAATAATAATCATAAGTAAAGAAAATCTTTCATTCATATGTTCTTCATCTATAAGTGGAAGTTTTTTATATTCTTCTAATGTTAACAATGGATTTACAAAATCAATGATTAAAATTAAAGATAATAATAAAGCTGCCAAAGAAAACTCAAGGAATAAAGATATAAATATTAAAACAATTATGATATCTTGTGTAACTAAAGTGTGATGTAAATATCTTTTATGAATTGCATTGTCCTTAGCAGCTTGTCTCCAAAGAATTAAAAGAGATATTTTAGCTGCTAGTAAACTTAAGATAATAGCAATTAAATTTTGATTTTTAAAAGCACATTCAAATCTTCCAACTCCAAGTATAGCAAGCATATTTATAAATGTTAAGGTGTAATTTTTAATATGAGCTATTCCAAATCTATTATGATAATAGGTCATACTAAGCCAGTTCAGCCAGAGCCCACTAAATAATAAAATGAACCATATAAATTTTGTAAAAGTCACATCATGCAAGAAAAAATGAGATAAATCTTTAATTAATCCAACATAAACCAAGTCAAAGAATAATTCAAGTTTTGAAGCGGTTCTTAAGGAATCGTGTTCTAAATGCTTGATGGTTTCTTTGTATTTTTTAAACATAGTCACCACTTCCTAAATTTTAAAATAAAGTATCTATAATAGGAAACATTGCAGCTCCTATAACTATTGAGTTATCATTAAAGCTAGAAAAAGCAATTGTTTCTGGCCCTCTATAAAATATATGGTCTTTATATATTTCATCTAAAAGTCTTTTTTTAATAGTTTCTTTATGAAAACAAATTTTCCCTGAAATTATTAATTTTTCAGGATTTGAAAAAAACAATATATTTTTAATCCCTACAGCTAAATATTTTATATAGTTGTCTAATATTTCTTGTCCTTTTTTCGTATCCATATATTTCATACAAAATATTTCATTAAAGTTTTTAATATTAGGAAACACTTTCTTAAAGTCTAAAAGTAAACTTCTATTTGAAACATAAGATCCCCAACATCCCTTTGATCCACACTCACAATCTCTACCATTAGTCTCAACTATCATATGATGTAATCTACCTGCTTTAAAATAGAAATCTTTGCTTAAATTTTCTTGTTGAAAATTACTGATTCCAACATAATCATTAATTGTAAGTACTGTAAAAAGAGAACAATCTGAATGCTTTGTTAAAAAACCTTCAGCTATGGAAGCTAAGTTAGATTCGTTTTCCATGAATACAGGGAAATTCAGTTCTTCTTTTATTTTATCAATAAAAGAAAGATGAACCTTTGTTTGAGAACTAAATTCAATAAATTCATTTTCTGTACTGACGATTCCAGGAACTGAAATACCAATACCAATTAATTTTTTTTTGATTTTAAGAGGAAGTTCTTTTAGGAAACTTTTAAGTACATTTAAAAATTCATTTTGTATTTCTTCACTATCAAGAAAATATTCAGTTTTTTCTCTAATCATAATTCCCTTAGCATTTGTAAGAAGGATAGTAGCTCTATTTTTAGTTAGTCTAACTCCAATAGAATAACAGAAAAAATTATTAAAGGAATATTCCATTGCTTTTCTTCCAACTCCATTTCCAACTTTTTTTTCTTCAAAGATAATATCTTTTTCTAAGAAATTATTGATTATCTTTTTTGCTGTTGGAAAGCTAATGTCTAAATTTTCAGAAATGTCATTAATTACAAAATTATTTTTGGAATAAAAGATATATCTAAAAGCATTGGTCTCGTTATTTTCTTGTGCTTTTTTCTGGTACATAAGCATCTCCTCCTTTTTATTAATAATAGCATAAAATATACATTCATACAAAAATTATGTATGAAAATAGCATTGAAATTATAAATGTTATCCATATATTTCTTATATTTGATTTTTCAAAGCAAAAAAACTATCCTTAGGTTGTTAAGAGAAATTAAAATGACTTTAATAATTTAAAAAGTATTGGTTTTATTTAAATTATTAATTTAAGTTTTTTTTTAGATAATTTTTAAAGTCATTTTAAAAATTGGAGGAGATATATGAAGGAAATTTGGAAGGGAAGATTAGATAGTTTCCAAAAAGAAGATTTAAGATTTTGGCAAATAGTTACCACTGCCTTTGAAATGAAAGAGGAAAGTGGAGTTTGCTTTATTGGATATGATACAGATGATGGGGTAAAAAGAAATTTAGGAAGACCTGGAGCAGAAAAAGGATCCAATTCAATTAGAAGTGCTATGAAATCTTATCCAATTATTGAAAATGTGAAATTGTATGATTTTGGAAATTTAGAAAATAAAAAATTAGAAGAAGCTCAGGAAGAATATTCTGATAAGATAAAAATTGTTTTAGATAAGAAAAATTTCCCAATTGGTTTAGGTGGGGGACATGATATTGCTTATGGATCTTATCTAGGACTTAGAAAAGCTTATCCTAATAAAAAAATTGGAGTTATAAATTTTGATACTCACCTTGATATGAGAGATTATTCAAAGGGAGGAACTTCAGGAACTTCTTTTAAACAAATATTAGATTCTGATAAAGAAGCAAAATATATGATAATAGGATATAAGGATATAGGAAATACTGAAAGATTAAGGGAAGAAGCGAGAAAAAAAGGAGTTATAATAATAAAGGAAGAATATTCAGATGAATATATATATGAAGAGATTCAAAAATTTGCTGACAGTGTAGACATATTACAAGTTACATTTTGTATGGATGTATTTGATGCAAGTATAGCACCAGGTGTTTCAGCACCAACAATATTAGGCTTAGAAGGGAAGCGAGCAATAAAAATGTTAAGAAAAATTTTAGAAACAAAAAAAGTAGAAATTACAGATATTGCAGAAGTTAATCCATATTATGATATAGACATGAGAACTGCAAAATTAGCAGGGAATATAATTTATGAAATTGTTCAAAGTAAAAGTAGCTAGTTAACTTAGCGAAAGCTAAAAAAATAAAGGGAGGTACATATGTTATTTAATCCAGTAGTCGTTTCAGTGGTTGTAATGAGTATTCTTTGCTTACTAAAATTAAATGTAATGATAGCTATGATATTAGCAGCTTTAGTAGCAGGAATGATGTCTGGTTTAGGGGTTTCAGCAACAATGGGATTTTTAATTTCAGGAATGGGCGGAAATTCAGAAACTGCACTTAGTTATATTTTATTAGGTACATTAGCTGTAGCAATAAATCAAACAGGGCTTGCTGCAATAATGTCTAAGAAAATTTCACAAATAGTAAGTGGAAGAAAAGTTGTATTGTTATTATTAATAGCTTTCATAACTTGTTTTTCACAGAACTTAATTCCAGTTCACATAGCTTTTATACCAATTTTAATTCCACCATTATTAAAATTAATGAATAAATTAAAATTAGATAGAAGAGCAATGGCTTGTGCTTTGACATTTGGTTTAAAAACTCCTTATATTGTTTTACCAGTAGGATTTGGATTAATTTTCCAAACAATAATAAAAGATCAAATAAACGCCAATGGTTATACTGTTACTTTAGGTCAAG is from Fusobacterium sp. JB019 and encodes:
- a CDS encoding low temperature requirement protein A, encoding MFKKYKETIKHLEHDSLRTASKLELFFDLVYVGLIKDLSHFFLHDVTFTKFIWFILLFSGLWLNWLSMTYYHNRFGIAHIKNYTLTFINMLAILGVGRFECAFKNQNLIAIILSLLAAKISLLILWRQAAKDNAIHKRYLHHTLVTQDIIIVLIFISLFLEFSLAALLLSLILIIDFVNPLLTLEEYKKLPLIDEEHMNERFSLLMIIIFGEGIISLLNYLVKLKTMSSSTLFFTFLILFSIFILWLSIEKFVYEKSFSLKPLFTWIWWMIQLPLMISIVLFEKIIVELFEHHSIINYAHLGIMLGIIITLVVIENKIGDID
- a CDS encoding ROK family protein, giving the protein MYQKKAQENNETNAFRYIFYSKNNFVINDISENLDISFPTAKKIINNFLEKDIIFEEKKVGNGVGRKAMEYSFNNFFCYSIGVRLTKNRATILLTNAKGIMIREKTEYFLDSEEIQNEFLNVLKSFLKELPLKIKKKLIGIGISVPGIVSTENEFIEFSSQTKVHLSFIDKIKEELNFPVFMENESNLASIAEGFLTKHSDCSLFTVLTINDYVGISNFQQENLSKDFYFKAGRLHHMIVETNGRDCECGSKGCWGSYVSNRSLLLDFKKVFPNIKNFNEIFCMKYMDTKKGQEILDNYIKYLAVGIKNILFFSNPEKLIISGKICFHKETIKKRLLDEIYKDHIFYRGPETIAFSSFNDNSIVIGAAMFPIIDTLF
- the hutG gene encoding formimidoylglutamase, giving the protein MKEIWKGRLDSFQKEDLRFWQIVTTAFEMKEESGVCFIGYDTDDGVKRNLGRPGAEKGSNSIRSAMKSYPIIENVKLYDFGNLENKKLEEAQEEYSDKIKIVLDKKNFPIGLGGGHDIAYGSYLGLRKAYPNKKIGVINFDTHLDMRDYSKGGTSGTSFKQILDSDKEAKYMIIGYKDIGNTERLREEARKKGVIIIKEEYSDEYIYEEIQKFADSVDILQVTFCMDVFDASIAPGVSAPTILGLEGKRAIKMLRKILETKKVEITDIAEVNPYYDIDMRTAKLAGNIIYEIVQSKSS